A single window of Desulfovibrio inopinatus DSM 10711 DNA harbors:
- a CDS encoding sugar ABC transporter permease — protein MADTNSHPTSVTQSLDKVLREMEIDTRMLTMLISLIAIWIILNFLTDGIFFTARNLYNLAVQTSVVGIMATGMVLVIVARQIDLSVGSMLGFTGMVIAYVQVVVFPIDAAWNWPLSIVIGLAIGACIGTWQGWWVSSRKVPSFVVTLAGLLIFRGAAYLVTDGQTVAPLNPVYQLLGGGIDGSIGATWSWILALLAIAWLAFSTIRHRQKSHAFGCHLKPLWAELVVLGVMVAAVCAFVFIMNSYYKPRTEIPRGIPVPVLILIAVVIIMSLLAKTTRFGRYVFAIGGNPEAAELSGINVKRVTMLIFTIMGVLSAIAAVITTARLNAGANTMGMLAELNVIAAAVIGGTSMSGGAGTITGAILGAVIMQSLDNGMILLGISSAMRQVIIGLVLIVAVWFDVVFNKNRR, from the coding sequence ATGGCGGATACGAACAGTCATCCCACGTCGGTAACCCAGTCCCTGGATAAGGTGTTACGAGAAATGGAAATCGACACGCGCATGCTGACGATGCTCATTTCTCTTATCGCTATATGGATCATCCTGAACTTTTTGACGGATGGCATCTTTTTCACGGCACGCAACCTTTATAACCTGGCTGTCCAAACCAGCGTTGTCGGTATCATGGCCACAGGCATGGTACTTGTCATTGTGGCACGCCAGATTGATCTGTCTGTCGGCTCTATGCTCGGCTTCACAGGCATGGTCATTGCTTATGTACAGGTTGTCGTCTTTCCCATTGATGCGGCCTGGAATTGGCCGTTATCTATCGTCATTGGCCTCGCTATTGGCGCTTGTATCGGGACATGGCAAGGATGGTGGGTTTCCTCCCGCAAAGTCCCATCCTTTGTTGTCACTCTGGCAGGTCTCCTCATTTTTCGCGGTGCTGCATATCTCGTGACGGATGGACAAACCGTTGCTCCACTGAATCCTGTTTACCAACTGCTCGGCGGTGGCATTGATGGCTCCATCGGTGCAACGTGGAGCTGGATTCTAGCACTCCTCGCTATAGCGTGGCTCGCGTTCTCTACCATCAGGCATCGCCAGAAAAGCCATGCGTTCGGATGCCACCTGAAACCACTGTGGGCAGAACTCGTGGTGCTCGGCGTTATGGTTGCCGCCGTCTGCGCATTCGTCTTCATCATGAATTCGTATTACAAGCCACGTACGGAAATTCCACGCGGTATCCCGGTTCCCGTGCTTATTCTCATTGCTGTTGTCATCATTATGTCACTGCTCGCGAAAACGACCCGCTTTGGTCGCTACGTCTTTGCCATTGGCGGAAATCCTGAAGCGGCAGAGCTTTCCGGTATCAACGTCAAACGTGTCACCATGCTCATTTTTACGATTATGGGTGTGCTCAGCGCGATTGCTGCCGTTATCACGACAGCCCGACTCAATGCCGGAGCCAACACGATGGGCATGCTCGCCGAACTCAACGTTATCGCGGCCGCTGTCATTGGCGGAACCTCCATGAGCGGCGGAGCCGGCACCATCACAGGAGCCATTTTAGGCGCAGTTATTATGCAAAGCCTGGATAACGGCATGATATTGCTTGGTATATCCAGTGCTATGCGGCAGGTCATTATCGGTCTGGTTCTCATCGTCGCCGTCTGGTTCGATGTGGTGTTCAACAAAAACCGACGGTAG
- a CDS encoding ATP-binding cassette domain-containing protein — translation MSGTPLVAMRHIHKRFGGVHAVNDVSIDLYPGEVVGVLGHNGAGKSCLMKTLSGAYPLDGGEILINGEKANISTPRDARRYGIETIYQTLALADNLDAPANLFLGREILTPYGALDDKAMENAARKVISRLNPNFVNLKDPVKNMSGGQRQSIAIARAIHFNAKILIMDEPTAALGPHETAMVAELIKQLKSEGIGIFLISHDLHDVFDLSDRVSVLKNGRLVGTRRTSEVTKDEVLGMIILGKLPEEKAVPA, via the coding sequence ATGAGTGGTACACCTCTTGTTGCAATGCGTCACATTCACAAACGATTTGGCGGCGTTCACGCTGTCAACGATGTCTCCATCGACCTGTATCCCGGAGAAGTCGTCGGAGTACTTGGACACAATGGAGCGGGCAAAAGCTGTCTCATGAAAACGCTGTCGGGCGCCTATCCTCTTGATGGTGGCGAAATCCTCATCAATGGAGAGAAAGCCAACATTTCTACGCCTCGTGACGCAAGACGCTATGGCATTGAAACCATTTACCAGACTTTGGCGTTGGCTGATAATCTTGATGCCCCGGCGAACTTGTTTCTTGGCCGTGAAATCCTCACGCCCTATGGCGCACTGGATGACAAGGCTATGGAAAATGCCGCCCGCAAGGTTATTTCCAGACTGAATCCCAACTTCGTCAATCTCAAAGATCCGGTCAAAAACATGTCCGGGGGACAACGTCAATCCATCGCGATTGCCAGAGCCATTCACTTCAACGCAAAAATCCTTATCATGGACGAACCGACAGCCGCCCTCGGTCCCCATGAAACTGCCATGGTCGCCGAACTCATCAAGCAATTAAAAAGCGAAGGCATTGGGATTTTTCTTATCAGTCACGACTTGCATGATGTGTTCGACCTCTCCGACCGAGTGTCTGTCCTGAAAAACGGACGCCTTGTCGGTACACGCCGAACTTCCGAAGTCACCAAAGACGAAGTGCTTGGCATGATTATTCTCGGGAAATTACCAGAAGAAAAAGCTGTGCCAGCTTAG
- the priA gene encoding replication restart helicase PriA gives MNPPVFPMPSYLAVALLDAPYATYTYAVPPWFQSGSLLPGQRVLVPLGRTIRVGVIVGPTSAPESEITVKNCIWPLETHPMFGTRYMDMAASLATRQSTTLGKILGSVVPSGLRTAKTSFVVSDPAYPKALSPKALRDCDENDAYTLAKLWAAGLVRERFRRRRERQFILAADPPWPVRPSAQRQLDVLEYLYDHGVVSKAALTVRFGTSIASVLARLVTLNLVRETESELHEADWLIQGTDEDVNWRARLPQPTEEQTSALNELVPLLEARSAAVRLVHGVTGSGKTRLYMELVARTLQSGRQVLLLAPEVALAGKLWRDATVALSGFPGMLYHGSLSPTARQDVFSKASKAEGSLFIVGARSALFLPLSDIGLIILDEEHDTSFKQDERLPYQAKELAWFLAQRHRAVLVLGSATPDLKTYYAAKQGAVPLISLKNRVHSAVLPEVELVTVQETSAVSSTCLSPEQAAKGGPLAERTVVALRETIEAGDQAVIMLNRRGYAPVLYCSECEETVKCPECELSLTYHKKRERLICHYCGLSFPFPKPCPTCGGCSFVPMGEGTELLQEQLPGILPPNTSILRLDRDSARRPGRAEEILAEFGQKKAQILVGTQMLSKGHHFPDVTLAIAVDGDMGRNLPDFRAAERAFQLLVQMSGRAGRGDKPGRVLLQTRNPVDPFWQHVLHADYERFYEEELEKRRKFLYPPFVKLGLIRLDYPKDWEDGSIAVSRAGELIRQSAGHVRVLGPVPAPLPMVAGRRRFNCLLKAEAWPDIRHIYTILARSQPPNSKLKVRLDLDPVDML, from the coding sequence ATGAATCCCCCCGTTTTCCCCATGCCATCATACCTTGCTGTCGCGTTGCTTGACGCTCCATACGCGACCTATACATACGCTGTACCACCGTGGTTTCAATCGGGGAGTCTGTTGCCTGGGCAACGTGTTCTTGTTCCCCTTGGTCGCACGATTCGCGTTGGTGTCATTGTCGGGCCGACCAGTGCGCCTGAATCAGAAATAACTGTAAAAAATTGTATTTGGCCGCTTGAAACGCATCCCATGTTCGGCACGCGATATATGGACATGGCAGCCTCTTTAGCGACACGGCAATCCACGACACTTGGGAAAATTTTAGGATCGGTCGTTCCGAGCGGCTTACGAACAGCAAAAACATCGTTTGTTGTTTCCGATCCAGCTTATCCTAAAGCGTTGAGCCCTAAAGCACTTCGTGATTGCGACGAAAACGATGCATATACGTTGGCAAAACTTTGGGCTGCGGGATTGGTTCGCGAGCGGTTTCGACGACGAAGAGAGCGTCAGTTTATCCTGGCGGCTGATCCTCCATGGCCTGTACGACCATCTGCACAACGTCAATTGGATGTCCTTGAATATCTGTATGATCATGGTGTTGTCTCCAAAGCGGCATTAACTGTTCGCTTCGGGACCTCCATCGCATCGGTTCTTGCCAGACTGGTGACACTCAATCTTGTTCGCGAAACAGAATCGGAATTGCATGAGGCGGATTGGCTCATCCAAGGAACGGATGAAGATGTAAATTGGCGAGCGCGTCTGCCCCAGCCGACCGAAGAACAAACGAGTGCCTTGAATGAGCTCGTTCCACTCCTTGAAGCTCGTTCCGCTGCCGTTCGACTTGTACATGGAGTGACTGGAAGCGGGAAAACGCGTCTCTATATGGAACTTGTCGCTCGGACATTGCAATCGGGTCGGCAGGTGTTGCTCCTGGCGCCTGAAGTCGCTTTGGCAGGAAAGTTGTGGCGTGATGCAACGGTAGCACTGTCTGGATTTCCAGGAATGTTGTACCACGGTTCACTGTCTCCGACCGCGAGGCAAGATGTATTTTCCAAGGCGTCTAAGGCCGAAGGATCGCTTTTTATTGTTGGAGCACGTTCTGCGCTGTTCCTGCCTCTTTCCGATATCGGCCTGATTATTCTCGATGAAGAGCACGATACCTCTTTTAAACAGGATGAGCGTTTGCCATATCAGGCCAAGGAACTCGCGTGGTTTTTAGCGCAACGCCATCGTGCCGTGCTTGTTCTCGGCTCCGCAACACCCGATCTCAAAACGTATTATGCCGCTAAGCAAGGCGCTGTCCCATTAATTTCGTTGAAAAATCGTGTTCATTCGGCGGTATTGCCGGAAGTCGAACTCGTTACAGTTCAAGAAACATCGGCGGTGTCGTCAACGTGTCTATCCCCGGAACAGGCGGCCAAGGGTGGACCTTTAGCTGAACGCACAGTTGTGGCGTTGCGAGAAACGATTGAAGCGGGAGATCAGGCCGTCATCATGCTGAATCGGCGAGGGTATGCTCCCGTTCTGTATTGCAGCGAATGCGAAGAAACGGTGAAGTGTCCGGAATGCGAATTGAGCCTGACCTACCACAAAAAGCGTGAGCGTCTTATCTGTCATTATTGTGGGTTATCGTTTCCGTTCCCTAAGCCATGCCCGACATGTGGAGGGTGTTCGTTTGTTCCCATGGGAGAGGGCACCGAACTGTTGCAGGAACAATTGCCCGGTATTTTACCGCCCAATACTTCGATATTACGATTGGATCGCGACAGTGCCCGCCGGCCAGGGAGAGCCGAGGAGATTCTTGCCGAGTTTGGTCAAAAGAAAGCGCAAATTCTTGTCGGCACGCAGATGTTATCCAAGGGGCATCATTTTCCCGATGTGACGCTGGCTATTGCTGTTGATGGCGATATGGGGCGCAACCTTCCCGATTTTCGGGCGGCGGAGCGGGCATTTCAATTGCTTGTGCAGATGTCGGGCCGGGCTGGACGTGGAGATAAACCAGGTCGTGTTCTTCTTCAAACGCGTAATCCGGTGGACCCTTTTTGGCAGCATGTGCTTCATGCCGATTATGAGCGATTTTACGAAGAAGAACTCGAAAAACGACGTAAATTTTTATATCCGCCATTTGTCAAACTGGGACTTATTCGTCTTGATTATCCCAAAGATTGGGAGGACGGTTCCATAGCGGTATCTCGTGCTGGTGAGCTTATTCGTCAATCTGCCGGCCATGTTCGCGTGTTAGGGCCGGTCCCCGCTCCTTTACCTATGGTTGCCGGACGCAGACGCTTTAATTGCTTACTGAAGGCTGAGGCGTGGCCAGACATTCGACATATCTATACGATATTGGCGAGAAGTCAGCCGCCGAACTCGAAACTCAAGGTAAGACTGGACCTTGATCCCGTTGACATGCTGTGA
- the galU gene encoding UTP--glucose-1-phosphate uridylyltransferase GalU, translating into MEIKKVVVPVAGWGTRSLPATKNVPKEMLPVYNKPVVQYVVEEAQGAGLTDVVFVTNRNKTIIEDHFDYNLALEDVLKRTNKMDTLKMVHDVAEMVNIISVRQKRQLGLGHAVLCAKAAVGNDPFALMVGDDLMFGMEPGIKQLMAVAHSEHMPVVGVVEVPSDKVSNYGIIRGDEFAPGMYRVRDLVEKPKVSEAPSRLAIVGRYILFPDIFEHLENLSPGHGGEIQLTDAMKELAKSNRLLAVKIRGQRFDTGDWSDYLTANIYFALQDETLRDDLVQRLKELLPYKG; encoded by the coding sequence ATGGAAATCAAAAAAGTGGTCGTTCCCGTCGCCGGATGGGGAACGCGGTCATTACCTGCAACGAAAAACGTACCCAAAGAGATGCTCCCGGTTTATAACAAACCCGTTGTGCAATACGTTGTTGAGGAAGCGCAGGGAGCTGGGTTGACAGATGTCGTTTTTGTCACCAACCGCAACAAAACCATTATTGAAGATCATTTTGATTACAACCTTGCGCTGGAAGACGTGCTGAAACGCACGAACAAAATGGATACGCTCAAAATGGTTCATGATGTGGCCGAGATGGTCAACATCATCAGCGTGCGCCAAAAACGTCAACTTGGTTTGGGGCATGCCGTATTGTGTGCAAAAGCCGCTGTCGGCAACGATCCGTTTGCCCTGATGGTTGGCGACGACCTTATGTTCGGTATGGAACCGGGTATCAAACAGCTTATGGCTGTGGCGCATTCTGAGCATATGCCGGTTGTCGGTGTAGTGGAAGTGCCGAGCGATAAAGTATCCAATTACGGTATTATTCGTGGTGACGAGTTTGCCCCTGGAATGTACCGGGTTCGCGATCTCGTGGAAAAGCCGAAAGTTAGTGAAGCTCCGTCTCGATTGGCTATTGTCGGTCGATATATTCTGTTCCCCGATATTTTTGAACATCTCGAAAATCTGAGCCCCGGTCACGGTGGTGAAATTCAATTGACGGACGCCATGAAGGAACTCGCCAAGAGTAACCGATTGCTTGCCGTCAAAATTCGAGGACAACGTTTCGATACCGGCGATTGGTCCGACTACCTGACAGCCAATATCTATTTTGCCTTGCAGGATGAAACTCTGCGTGATGATCTTGTCCAACGTCTCAAAGAGCTGTTGCCGTACAAAGGCTAG
- the glmM gene encoding phosphoglucosamine mutase has translation MTGRLFGTDGLRGQVNIHPMTPEVALRLGLAAGQYFRNGHKRHRVVIGKDTRLSGYIFENAMTSGFCAAGMDVFMVGPMPTPAISFLTKNMRADVGVVISASHNPYMDNGIKFFDGLGFKLPDYVENEISAKVMDPNTEWDYPTPESVGRARKIQDSPGRYIVYLKNSIPLDMTFDGLKIAVDCANGAAYRMAPLVFEELGATVFPIGIEPNGMNINRKVGSLYPQVVAEKVKEVGADIGIALDGDADRTIVVDETGKILDGDQIMAIVAKDMMERNELPGNTLVSTVMSNMALEVFMNDNNGQLLRTPVGDRYVVEAMRRKNLPFGGEQSGHLIFLDHSTTGDGILAALQLIRIMIEKDKPLSSLSRLLEPFPQELINVHVKKKIPFDEVPQITTAVVEAEKRLAGTGRVLLRYSGTESVARVMVEGKEHSLVESTANDLADLIRETLR, from the coding sequence ATGACAGGGCGACTATTTGGAACAGACGGGCTTCGTGGCCAGGTCAATATACATCCCATGACTCCTGAAGTCGCCTTGCGGCTGGGATTGGCAGCCGGGCAATATTTCCGCAATGGTCATAAGCGTCATCGGGTCGTTATTGGTAAAGACACTCGTCTTTCCGGGTATATTTTTGAAAATGCCATGACCTCGGGATTCTGTGCTGCCGGAATGGATGTATTCATGGTGGGACCAATGCCCACGCCGGCGATTTCATTTTTGACGAAGAACATGCGCGCCGATGTCGGGGTGGTTATTTCAGCGTCCCATAATCCCTATATGGATAATGGAATCAAGTTTTTCGATGGGTTAGGCTTCAAATTACCTGATTATGTTGAAAATGAAATTTCGGCCAAAGTGATGGATCCCAACACGGAATGGGATTATCCGACGCCGGAATCCGTCGGACGTGCCCGTAAAATTCAAGATAGCCCCGGCCGGTATATCGTTTACCTCAAGAATTCCATTCCATTGGACATGACCTTTGATGGTCTCAAAATCGCGGTAGATTGTGCCAACGGGGCGGCGTATCGCATGGCCCCGCTTGTTTTTGAAGAACTCGGAGCGACTGTCTTCCCTATTGGGATTGAACCCAATGGGATGAACATTAACCGGAAAGTTGGTTCTCTCTATCCGCAAGTTGTGGCTGAAAAGGTCAAGGAAGTCGGAGCGGATATTGGTATAGCCCTTGATGGCGACGCTGACCGTACCATCGTCGTTGATGAAACCGGCAAGATTCTGGACGGTGATCAGATTATGGCTATCGTTGCCAAGGATATGATGGAACGCAACGAATTACCGGGGAATACGCTTGTTTCGACCGTTATGAGCAATATGGCGCTCGAAGTGTTCATGAACGACAACAACGGCCAATTATTGCGCACGCCTGTTGGTGACCGCTATGTTGTTGAAGCGATGCGCCGAAAAAATCTGCCTTTTGGCGGTGAGCAATCAGGGCATCTCATTTTTCTTGATCACAGTACCACCGGAGACGGTATTCTGGCAGCATTGCAGTTGATTCGTATTATGATTGAGAAAGACAAACCGCTTTCCAGTTTGTCGAGACTTCTCGAACCATTTCCTCAAGAACTGATCAACGTCCATGTGAAAAAGAAGATACCGTTTGACGAAGTTCCTCAAATCACCACGGCCGTTGTCGAAGCCGAAAAGCGACTTGCCGGAACTGGACGGGTCTTGTTGCGCTATTCGGGAACGGAATCTGTCGCACGTGTCATGGTGGAAGGCAAAGAGCATTCGCTTGTTGAATCCACAGCTAATGATTTGGCTGATCTCATTCGCGAAACGTTGCGCTAA